The Rhodococcus sp. X156 genome window below encodes:
- the carA gene encoding glutamine-hydrolyzing carbamoyl-phosphate synthase small subunit yields the protein MSEAVLVLEDGRTFRGEAFGATGATFGEAVFSTGMTGYQETLTDPSYHRQIVVATAPQIGNTGWNDEDDEATRIWVAGYAVRDPSRTSSSWRANRTLPEELVKQGVVGIAGIDTRAVVRHLRERGAMRAGIFSGDALADHDALVDQVREQPSMVGADLAGEVTTAEPYVVSAQGDKRFTVAALDLGIKSNTPRMLAARGVEVHVLPSTATLEDILAVSPDGVFLSNGPGDPATADDVVALTQKVLEREVPLFGICFGNQILGRALGRDTYKMRYGHRGMNIPVVEHATGRVAITAQNHGFALAGEAGEEFDTPYGRAVISHTCPNDDTVEGVALLDGPAFSVQYHPEAAAGPHDAAYLFDRFTDLMEGAH from the coding sequence GTGAGCGAGGCAGTGCTGGTGCTCGAGGACGGCCGGACCTTCCGGGGCGAGGCGTTCGGCGCCACGGGCGCCACTTTTGGTGAAGCGGTCTTCTCCACCGGGATGACCGGCTACCAGGAGACGCTCACCGACCCCAGCTACCACCGCCAGATCGTGGTGGCCACGGCGCCGCAGATCGGCAACACCGGCTGGAACGACGAGGACGACGAGGCCACGCGCATCTGGGTGGCCGGCTACGCGGTGCGTGACCCCTCCCGCACCTCGTCCAGCTGGCGCGCCAACCGCACCCTGCCCGAGGAGCTGGTCAAGCAGGGCGTGGTGGGCATCGCCGGCATCGACACCCGCGCGGTGGTGCGCCACCTGCGCGAGCGCGGTGCCATGCGGGCCGGGATCTTCTCCGGCGACGCGCTGGCCGACCACGACGCGCTGGTCGACCAGGTGCGCGAGCAGCCCAGCATGGTGGGCGCTGACCTCGCCGGGGAGGTGACCACCGCCGAGCCCTACGTGGTCTCCGCGCAGGGCGACAAGCGCTTCACCGTCGCCGCGCTCGACCTGGGCATCAAGTCCAACACCCCGCGGATGCTCGCTGCGCGCGGCGTGGAGGTGCACGTGCTGCCCAGCACCGCGACGCTGGAGGACATCCTCGCCGTCAGCCCGGACGGGGTGTTCCTCTCCAACGGGCCCGGCGACCCGGCCACCGCCGACGACGTGGTGGCCCTGACGCAGAAGGTGCTGGAGCGCGAGGTGCCGCTGTTCGGCATCTGCTTCGGCAACCAGATCCTCGGCCGCGCCCTGGGCCGGGACACCTACAAGATGCGCTACGGCCACCGCGGGATGAACATCCCGGTCGTGGAGCACGCCACCGGCCGGGTGGCCATCACCGCGCAGAACCACGGCTTCGCCCTGGCGGGGGAGGCGGGGGAGGAGTTCGACACTCCCTACGGCCGCGCCGTGATCAGCCACACCTGCCCCAACGACGACACCGTGGAGGGCGTCGCCCTGCTCGACGGCCCCGCCTTCTCGGTGCAGTACCACCCCGAGGCGGCGGCCGGCCCACACGACGCCGCCTACCTCTTCGACCGCTTCACCGACCTCATGGAAGGCGCGCACTGA
- a CDS encoding transporter, whose protein sequence is MRILLTLLTIAVLVLAVWAMYRGWTRRAQRQAEGLRGWPAPPAEVGPALLGPTTGFYIGTTMAGNWQDRVTVGDIGHRATAELSLHEAGVLLARQGCSDLWVPRNALVEVRTDNKLAGKVMTRDGLLVLRWRVASEEVDSGFRADDKTTYPEWLHALAHEASSGSDQDKNGDIA, encoded by the coding sequence GTGAGAATTCTGCTGACCCTGCTGACCATCGCCGTGCTGGTGCTGGCGGTGTGGGCCATGTACCGGGGCTGGACCAGGCGTGCCCAGCGCCAGGCCGAGGGGCTGCGTGGCTGGCCGGCGCCGCCGGCGGAGGTGGGTCCGGCCCTGCTGGGCCCCACCACCGGCTTCTACATCGGCACCACCATGGCGGGAAACTGGCAGGACCGGGTGACGGTGGGCGACATCGGCCACCGCGCCACCGCCGAGCTGAGCCTGCACGAGGCCGGCGTGCTGCTCGCCCGCCAGGGCTGCAGCGACCTGTGGGTGCCCCGCAACGCCCTGGTCGAGGTGCGCACGGACAACAAGCTCGCCGGCAAGGTGATGACCAGGGACGGCCTGCTGGTGCTGCGCTGGCGGGTGGCGTCAGAAGAGGTCGACAGCGGGTTTCGCGCCGACGACAAGACGACTTACCCCGAGTGGCTGCACGCCCTGGCCCACGAGGCCAGCTCGGGTTCGGATCAGGACAAGAATGGAGACATCGCGTGA